One Rosa chinensis cultivar Old Blush chromosome 3, RchiOBHm-V2, whole genome shotgun sequence DNA window includes the following coding sequences:
- the LOC112192853 gene encoding uncharacterized protein LOC112192853 produces MPRRHNNDMDLMIPGKIRKRGCSSSASSSSSIIQNYRFKRAILVGKRGGSTTPVPTWKLMGSRSPASALRGAMESPKHAPSQSGGGGVSKGKQSPRPPVSARKLAATLWEMNDVPSPRVKEEVDERRMRKEIRAREKERVARSLRSGSLPPHLSDPSHSPVSERMDRSGTGSLHRRSSSISQRLRLTDQHSGILDSHGNGSLMEVESRSRAQTPTRSRAQTPSASTVGIKPRLKDVSNALTTSKELLKIIHRIWGNEDQPSSSMALISALHAELERARLLVNQHIHEQRSEQNEISYLMKCFAEEKAAWKSKEHKVVEAAIESVAEELEVERKLRRRLESLNKKLGKELAETKASLVKAVKELESEKRAREIMEQVCDELARDINEDKLEAEELKWESAKVHEEIEKEREMMQFSDVLREGRAQEKLSEAKYQLEEKNAAVDMLRSQLEAFMGSKRTKEKGRGSAHLKDEDIAAYLSRTCLGSHQGEEKDEDGGEVEDGVECEEDSAESDLHSIELSMGNNNKSYNWSHASVAARDPRWAPNDDEEIKGRKSMSGKPPRKSTSLQRSISDGLEWGMQTERLQNSGDRVDWESFPDLERQMQGKGCGDEMQGYKSSKGLRDQMLSGSRFGSARVHASPTRQWGQPWPSRDPTSAVHDRPPSVHGSGSKSRLAELRGEGQNGRRSKR; encoded by the exons ATGCCGAGGCGCCACAACAACGACATGGACCTGATGATCCCCGGGAAGATCAGAAAGCGAGGCTGCTCGTCGTCGGCTTCGTCTTCGTCGTCGATCATCCAGAACTACAGATTCAAGCGGGCGATTCTGGTCGGGAAGAGGGGCGGATCCACTACGCCCGTGCCTACCTGGAAGCTCATGGGATCCAGGTCCCCCGCGTCCGCATTGCGGGGGGCCATGGAGTCTCCCAAGCACGCGCCGTCGCAGAGCGGCGGCGGCGGAGTTTCGAAGGGGAAACAGTCGCCGAGGCCTCCGGTGTCGGCGAGGAAGCTGGCGGCGACGCTTTGGGAAATGAACGACGTGCCGTCGCCGAGAGTGAAGGAAGAGGTGGATGAGCGGAGGATGAGGAAGGAGATTAGGgccagagagaaagagagggttGCTCGGTCTCTGCGCTCGGGTTCTCTGCCTCCTCATCTCTCCGATCCGTCGCACAGTCCCGTTTCAGAG AGGATGGATCGATCTGGAACAGGTAGTTTGCACAGAAGGTCATCCTCTATTTCACAGAGGCTCAGGCTTACAGATCAACATTCTGGAATATTGGATTCTCATGGAAATGGCAGCCTAATGGAG GTTGAGTCTCGATCAAGAGCCCAGACTCCGACTAGATCGAGAGCTCAGACTCCTAGTGCTTCAACTGTTGGAATCAAGCCACGTTTGAAGGATGTTAGTAATGCTCTGACAACGTCTAAAGAGCTACTGAAAATTATACACCGCATTTGGGGTAATGAAGATCAGCCTTCATCTAGCATGGCCCTTATCTCAGCCTTACATGCTGAGCTCGAGAGGGCTCGTTTGCTGGTGAATCAGCATATCCACGAACAGCGCTCAGAGCAGAATGAGATCAGCTATCTCATGAAGTGTTTTGCTGAAGAAAAGGCAGCTTGGAAAAGCAAGGAGCACAAAGTAGTTGAGGCTGCCATCGAGTCTGTTGCAGAAGAACTTGAGGTGGAGAGAAAACTGAGAAGGAGGCTTGAAAGCTTGAACAAGAAACTCGGGAAAGAACTGGCAGAGACAAAAGCATCTCTCGTTAAGGCAGTCAAAGAACTTGAGAGTGAGAAGAGAGCAAGAGAGATCATGGAACAAGTGTGTGATGAATTAGCCAGGGATATTAATGAAGATAAACTTGAAGCAGAGGAACTGAAGTGGGAGTCTGCAAAAGTTCATGAAGAGATCGAAAAGGAAAGGGAGATGATGCAGTTCTCTGATGTGCTGCGTGAGGGGAGAGCTCAAGAGAAACTCTCAGAGGCAAAATATCAGCTTGAGGAGAAGAATGCTGCTGTTGATATGTTGAGGAGTCAACTTGAAGCCTTTATGGGAAGTaagagaacaaaagaaaaaggacgCGGTTCTGCTCATCTGAAAGATGAAGATATTGCAGCCTATCTAAGTAGAACTTGCCTTGGTTCCCATCAGGGTGAAGAAAAAGATGAGGATGGAGGAGAAGTTGAAGATGGAGTAGAATGTGAAGAGGATTCTGCTGAAAGTGATTTGCATTCCATAGAATTAAGTATGGGCAACAATAACAAAAGCTATAACTGGAGTCATGCTTCTGTAGCTGCTCGGGATCCAAGATGGGCTCCAAATGATGACGAAGAAATCAAAGGGAGGAAGTCCATGTCAGGGAAGCCACCAAGAAAAAGCACTTCTTTGCAAAGGAGTATATCAGATGGATTGGAATGGGGCATGCAGACTGAAAGGCTCCAAAATTCAGGAGATAGGGTAGATTGGGAGAGCTTTCCCGACCTGGAGAGGCAAATGCAAGGAAAGGGTTGTGGAGACGAAATGCAAGGGTATAAATCATCGAAGGGTCTTAGGGACCAAATGTTATCTGGCTCTAGGTTTGGATCTGCTAGAGTTCATGCTAGTCCAACACGGCAGTGGGGGCAGCCGTGGCCTTCACGAGATCCTACTAGTGCAGTTCACGATAGGCCTCCATCTGTCCATGGCAGTGGTTCAAAGTCAAGACTAGCAGAACTAAGAGGTGAAGGCCAGAATGGCAGAAGGTCCAAACGGTGA